Proteins from a genomic interval of Granulicella sp. L56:
- a CDS encoding efflux RND transporter periplasmic adaptor subunit, whose amino-acid sequence MSLTLNPRRILPLAVCATVCLFAGCKSAPPPVAAAPQAMPVKVSPVTLSPVANGDTYVATIKSRRSATMQPQVDGNLTRIFVKSGDAVKAGQLLMQIDPLKQVATVQQQQGTEAQKKAVYQYNQADVERQRKLYEAGVTSKQAYDQAVQAYQNSKGDFDSSTAQTDTAKQQLAYYQIRAPFAGIVGDIPVHLGDYVSATTMLTTVDENADLEAYIYIPTERSSQVKLGLPVDILDNDGNTIVKSKVSFLSPQVDNGLQSILVKAEIPRTAQRLRNQQLVKARITWNTTPAPVIPVLAVSLVGGQTFVFIAEPKGDGYIAHQIPVTVGETVDNTYPVISGLKPGDKVILSGLQFLQEGAPVKPLG is encoded by the coding sequence GTGTCCTTGACTCTGAATCCCCGCCGCATTCTGCCGCTCGCCGTCTGCGCGACCGTGTGCCTCTTCGCAGGTTGCAAGTCTGCTCCGCCGCCGGTTGCTGCGGCACCCCAGGCGATGCCCGTCAAGGTGTCTCCGGTGACCCTTTCGCCGGTTGCTAACGGCGACACTTATGTGGCCACCATCAAGAGCCGCCGCTCGGCCACGATGCAGCCTCAGGTCGATGGCAACCTTACCCGCATCTTTGTGAAGTCGGGCGATGCCGTCAAGGCGGGACAGCTCCTGATGCAGATCGACCCGCTCAAGCAGGTCGCTACCGTGCAGCAGCAGCAGGGAACCGAGGCACAGAAGAAGGCTGTCTACCAGTACAACCAGGCCGACGTGGAGCGCCAGCGCAAGCTCTATGAGGCGGGTGTCACCTCCAAGCAGGCTTACGACCAGGCAGTGCAGGCCTATCAAAACTCCAAGGGAGATTTTGACTCCTCCACGGCGCAGACCGATACGGCGAAGCAGCAGTTGGCTTATTACCAGATTCGCGCACCGTTCGCCGGCATCGTCGGCGATATTCCCGTACATCTTGGCGACTATGTTTCAGCGACCACGATGCTCACCACCGTGGATGAGAACGCAGATCTTGAAGCTTATATCTATATTCCTACTGAGCGGTCATCCCAGGTGAAGCTTGGCCTTCCGGTCGATATCCTCGACAATGACGGAAATACGATCGTAAAGTCCAAAGTTAGTTTCCTCTCGCCGCAGGTTGATAACGGGCTGCAAAGCATCCTCGTTAAGGCTGAGATTCCACGCACAGCGCAGCGTCTCCGCAATCAGCAACTGGTCAAGGCGCGCATCACATGGAATACCACTCCAGCGCCTGTAATTCCGGTTCTCGCGGTCTCTCTGGTCGGCGGTCAGACTTTCGTCTTCATCGCCGAGCCGAAGGGCGATGGCTATATCGCGCATCAGATCCCGGTTACTGTTGGTGAGACCGTAGACAATACCTATCCAGTGATCTCCGGCCTCAAGCCTGGCGACAAAGTGATCCTCTCCGGTCTGCAGTTCTTGCAGGAAGGTGCTCCCGTCAAGCCTTTGGGTTAG
- a CDS encoding PP2C family protein-serine/threonine phosphatase — protein MAFFRSKKDGDALKRYEHVEETRIFGLLNFVVLLSIAAVAYTDWVVVANISLGYLYILSLALSALVNPLLLTVSLAGVCTFLQDIFGPPSDTLSLRAVHDAIMLGVFLITGYLVWLIARQRSRLIDEVRQQRDEYESDLVLAAQVQQQVLPPPLTLSCLELAGTMHAARLLGGDYYDFFQISDDIVDVVIADVSGKGAAAALLMPSLSVALRLRARELSGPAAIMKDLDGVLKQVTRPASFVTMFYARFHLAAKTLEYANGGHNPPILLRPSGKTFLLEASGPILGILDNAEYSNVTINLESGDILALYTDGVTEQENKQAEQFSVDRLEQVLGEHNHSSSTAIVDAICEAVPAFAGTVEQSDDFTVVVAKVS, from the coding sequence ATGGCGTTTTTCAGATCAAAAAAGGATGGCGACGCTCTTAAGCGCTATGAGCATGTCGAAGAAACCCGCATCTTCGGGCTGCTTAACTTTGTCGTTTTACTTTCCATTGCCGCTGTTGCTTATACCGACTGGGTCGTCGTCGCCAATATTTCGCTGGGTTATCTCTACATCCTCTCCCTCGCACTGAGCGCTCTGGTCAATCCCCTGTTGCTCACCGTCTCGCTCGCTGGTGTGTGTACCTTTCTACAGGACATCTTCGGCCCTCCCAGCGATACGCTTTCCCTGCGGGCCGTCCATGACGCAATCATGCTCGGCGTCTTTCTCATCACTGGCTATCTGGTCTGGCTCATCGCACGTCAACGCAGTCGTTTGATCGACGAAGTGCGCCAGCAGCGTGATGAATATGAGAGCGATCTTGTACTCGCCGCCCAGGTTCAACAACAAGTGCTACCCCCGCCGCTCACCCTTTCGTGCCTCGAACTCGCCGGTACCATGCATGCCGCGAGGCTGCTGGGCGGCGATTACTACGACTTCTTTCAGATCTCCGACGATATTGTCGATGTCGTTATCGCCGACGTCTCCGGCAAAGGCGCGGCGGCGGCATTACTGATGCCATCGCTTTCCGTGGCCCTTCGCCTTCGCGCTCGTGAGCTGAGCGGGCCTGCCGCAATCATGAAGGACCTTGACGGAGTTCTCAAGCAGGTTACGCGGCCTGCAAGCTTTGTCACCATGTTCTACGCCCGTTTCCATCTGGCCGCAAAGACGCTTGAATACGCTAACGGCGGTCACAACCCACCCATTTTGCTCCGCCCAAGTGGTAAAACCTTCCTTCTCGAAGCGTCGGGGCCTATCCTCGGAATCCTCGACAACGCGGAGTACTCGAACGTCACGATCAACCTCGAATCGGGCGACATTCTGGCACTCTACACCGACGGCGTGACGGAGCAGGAGAACAAACAGGCCGAGCAGTTTTCGGTAGACCGCCTCGAACAAGTCCTCGGCGAGCACAATCACAGTTCGTCTACCGCAATTGTGGATGCCATCTGCGAGGCCGTGCCCGCCTTCGCAGGAACGGTGGAACAGTCGGACGACTTTACCGTGGTCGTTGCGAAGGTCTCCTGA
- a CDS encoding aldo/keto reductase, which yields MDKKQLGNSDLHLSPIGFGAWAIGGGDWAFSWGPQDDNDSIAAIHKAIDHGINWIDTAAVYGLGHSEEVVGKAIKSASRKPYVFTKCAMVWDEKREITNSLKQIRREVEDSLRRLQVEVIDLYQIHWPKPDEDLEEGWTVMADLQREGKVRWIGVSNFSVSQMERAAKIAPITSNQPPYSMINRSVEAEILPFCQKNNIGVINYAPMHSGLLTGAMSKERVAAFPADDFRRNAKNYQEPQLSRNLAIADFLKSIASRHGVSAGVIAIAWTLHHPAITAAIVGGRNAKQVEGVAPAINFRLTEAEFSEINTFLDANL from the coding sequence ATGGACAAAAAGCAACTAGGCAACTCCGATCTGCACCTCTCGCCCATCGGTTTCGGTGCATGGGCCATCGGCGGCGGCGATTGGGCCTTTTCATGGGGTCCGCAGGACGATAATGACTCCATCGCCGCCATTCACAAGGCAATCGACCACGGCATCAACTGGATCGATACCGCCGCAGTATATGGCCTCGGGCACTCCGAAGAGGTCGTCGGCAAAGCCATCAAGTCCGCCTCGCGAAAGCCCTATGTCTTCACCAAATGTGCGATGGTTTGGGATGAAAAGCGCGAGATCACCAACAGCCTCAAACAAATCCGCCGCGAAGTCGAAGACAGTCTTCGCCGTCTTCAGGTCGAAGTGATCGACCTATACCAGATCCACTGGCCCAAACCTGATGAAGATCTCGAAGAAGGCTGGACCGTAATGGCCGACCTGCAACGCGAGGGCAAGGTTCGCTGGATCGGCGTCTCTAACTTCAGCGTCTCGCAGATGGAGCGCGCTGCTAAGATTGCGCCCATCACCTCGAACCAGCCGCCTTATTCCATGATCAACCGCAGCGTCGAAGCCGAGATTCTGCCCTTCTGTCAGAAGAATAATATCGGTGTCATCAACTATGCTCCCATGCACTCCGGCCTTCTTACAGGGGCGATGAGCAAAGAGCGCGTTGCCGCATTTCCAGCCGATGACTTCCGCCGCAACGCAAAGAACTACCAGGAGCCTCAACTCTCCCGAAATCTCGCCATAGCTGACTTTCTCAAGTCGATTGCCAGTCGCCATGGTGTCTCGGCCGGTGTGATCGCCATTGCCTGGACGCTGCACCATCCCGCTATCACTGCGGCCATCGTCGGCGGTCGCAACGCGAAACAAGTCGAAGGGGTTGCCCCTGCCATCAACTTCCGGCTTACAGAAGCGGAGTTTAGCGAGATCAATACCTTCCTGGATGCAAATTTATAG